One genomic segment of Paraburkholderia caffeinilytica includes these proteins:
- a CDS encoding DNA polymerase III subunit delta' gives MIYPWQADDWSRLQQLRGHWPHALLLHGQAGIGKLRFAQHLAQGLLCEAQQANGEPCGACVACNWFTQGNHPDYRIVVPEALAAEAGLANAADEKAEKADADEGKKTRAPSKEIKIEQIRGLLDFVGVGSHRGGARVVVLYPAEGLNIAAANALLKTLEEPPAGVVFLMVSARIDRLLPTIISRCRQWPMTVPAPDVATKWLAAQGVAEAPALLAEAGGAPLTALALASDENRALRDWTLKQLAAGAECDAFACGEALQKLPVPLVLGWLQRWMYDLLAQRTAGTPRYFPQASTALSRCASQADASAFARFMRTVTRQRAVENHPLNARLVFEELFIGYRELFA, from the coding sequence ATGATTTATCCGTGGCAAGCCGATGACTGGAGCCGCCTGCAGCAGTTGCGCGGGCATTGGCCACACGCCTTGCTGCTGCATGGCCAGGCGGGGATCGGCAAGCTGCGCTTCGCGCAGCACCTCGCGCAAGGGCTTTTGTGCGAGGCGCAGCAGGCCAACGGCGAGCCGTGCGGCGCATGCGTGGCGTGCAACTGGTTCACGCAGGGCAATCACCCCGACTATCGAATCGTCGTGCCGGAAGCGTTGGCCGCCGAAGCCGGTCTCGCTAACGCCGCCGACGAAAAAGCCGAGAAAGCCGACGCCGACGAAGGCAAGAAGACCCGCGCGCCCAGCAAGGAGATCAAGATCGAGCAGATTCGTGGTTTGCTCGATTTCGTCGGCGTGGGGTCGCATCGCGGCGGTGCCCGCGTGGTCGTGCTGTATCCCGCCGAGGGGCTCAACATCGCCGCGGCCAACGCGCTCCTGAAAACACTCGAAGAACCGCCGGCGGGCGTCGTGTTCTTGATGGTGTCGGCGCGCATCGACCGCCTGCTGCCCACCATCATCAGCCGCTGCCGCCAGTGGCCGATGACCGTACCCGCGCCGGACGTCGCCACGAAGTGGCTCGCGGCCCAAGGCGTCGCCGAAGCGCCCGCGCTGCTCGCCGAGGCCGGCGGCGCGCCGCTCACGGCCCTCGCGCTGGCGAGCGACGAGAACCGCGCGCTACGCGACTGGACCCTGAAGCAACTGGCCGCCGGCGCCGAGTGCGACGCCTTCGCCTGCGGCGAGGCGCTGCAGAAACTGCCGGTGCCGCTCGTGCTCGGCTGGCTCCAGCGCTGGATGTACGATTTGCTGGCGCAGCGCACGGCCGGCACGCCGCGCTATTTTCCGCAGGCGTCGACGGCCTTGTCGCGCTGTGCGTCGCAAGCCGATGCCAGCGCGTTCGCGCGCTTCATGCGCACGGTGACGCGCCAGCGCGCGGTCGAGAACCATCCGCTGAACGCTCGGCTGGTGTTCGAGGAGCTGTTTATCGGCTACCGCGAGTTGTTCGCGTAA
- the mltG gene encoding endolytic transglycosylase MltG: MSLLKKCFVAGSIVVVLAAAAIAGGYHWATSPLDLTPAQLDVTVKPHSSLRSVTLQLNRGGVPVEPELFVVMTRLLGLQSDLKSGNYEFKTGITPYEVLQKIARGDVNEYVATVIEGWTFKRMRAELDANPALKHDTVGMSDADLMNAINAPEASLGNGEGLFFPDTYLFDKNTSDLDVYRRAYRLMRLRLDEAWTARAPNLPYKTPYDALTMASIIEKETGKKSDRPMVAAVFANRLRVGMPLQTDPTVIYGMGDSYTGHIRKKDLQADTPYNTYTRMGLPPTPISLPGVASLQAAMNPAQSTALYFVSRGDGSSIFSDTLGDHNKAVDKYIRGQ; encoded by the coding sequence ATGTCCCTTCTGAAGAAATGTTTCGTCGCCGGCTCAATCGTCGTTGTGCTGGCCGCAGCCGCAATCGCAGGCGGCTATCACTGGGCCACCAGCCCACTCGATTTGACCCCCGCGCAACTCGATGTCACCGTCAAACCGCACAGCAGCCTGCGCAGCGTCACGCTGCAGCTCAACCGTGGCGGCGTGCCGGTCGAGCCTGAGCTGTTCGTCGTCATGACGCGCCTGCTCGGCCTGCAAAGCGATCTCAAATCCGGCAACTACGAGTTCAAGACGGGCATCACGCCGTACGAAGTGCTGCAGAAAATCGCCCGCGGCGACGTCAACGAATACGTGGCGACCGTCATCGAAGGGTGGACCTTCAAGCGCATGCGCGCCGAGCTGGACGCCAATCCGGCGCTCAAGCACGACACGGTCGGCATGAGCGACGCCGATCTGATGAACGCGATCAATGCGCCGGAAGCGTCGCTCGGCAACGGCGAGGGGCTTTTCTTCCCGGACACCTATCTGTTCGACAAGAACACCAGCGATCTGGACGTGTACCGTCGCGCGTACCGCCTGATGCGGCTGCGTCTGGACGAAGCGTGGACCGCGCGTGCGCCGAATCTGCCGTACAAGACCCCTTACGACGCGTTGACGATGGCCTCGATCATCGAAAAGGAAACCGGCAAGAAATCGGACCGGCCGATGGTGGCGGCCGTGTTCGCGAACCGCCTGCGCGTGGGCATGCCGCTGCAAACCGACCCGACCGTGATCTACGGCATGGGCGACAGCTACACTGGCCACATCAGGAAGAAAGACCTGCAGGCCGACACTCCCTACAATACCTACACCCGGATGGGGCTTCCGCCAACGCCCATCTCGCTGCCCGGTGTCGCATCGCTGCAGGCGGCGATGAACCCGGCGCAATCCACCGCGCTGTACTTCGTTTCGCGCGGCGACGGCAGCAGTATCTTTTCCGACACTCTCGGCGATCACAACAAGGCCGTGGACAAATACATTCGAGGGCAATGA
- the tmk gene encoding dTMP kinase produces the protein MARGKFITFEGIDGAGKTTHLGWFRERLEEKVASTGRSVVMTREPGGTSLGEQIREIVLHQKMDLETEALLMFALRRQHLAEVIEPALARGDWVLSDRFTDATFAYQGGGRGLPRDKLETLERWVQGGFQPDLTVLFDLTPEIASERRSAARDPDRFESESEAFFNRTRTEYLRRAEEAPYRFAIIDSSQTIARIQKQLEELIAVL, from the coding sequence ATGGCGCGGGGCAAATTCATAACGTTTGAGGGCATCGACGGTGCCGGCAAGACCACCCACCTGGGCTGGTTTCGCGAACGCCTCGAAGAGAAAGTCGCGAGCACCGGCCGCTCGGTCGTGATGACGCGCGAGCCGGGCGGCACGTCGCTCGGTGAACAGATCCGCGAAATCGTGCTGCATCAGAAAATGGACCTCGAAACGGAGGCCTTGCTGATGTTCGCGCTGCGCCGCCAGCATCTGGCCGAAGTCATCGAGCCGGCGCTCGCGCGCGGCGACTGGGTGCTGTCCGACCGCTTCACGGACGCGACCTTCGCCTACCAGGGCGGCGGCCGCGGCCTGCCGCGCGACAAGCTGGAAACGCTGGAGCGCTGGGTGCAGGGCGGTTTTCAGCCGGACCTGACGGTGCTGTTCGACCTGACGCCGGAGATCGCCAGCGAACGGCGCAGCGCCGCGCGCGATCCGGATCGTTTCGAAAGCGAGTCGGAGGCGTTTTTCAACCGCACCCGTACCGAATATCTGCGACGCGCGGAAGAAGCGCCATACCGGTTCGCTATCATTGACTCTTCGCAAACCATCGCGCGTATTCAGAAGCAGCTTGAAGAATTGATTGCAGTCCTTTGA
- a CDS encoding GNAT family N-acetyltransferase — translation MSLSYRDATLDDLPAIVAIYNSTVPSRQVTADLEPVSVESRLAWFHAHGPDKRPLWVVEDPQQSGRVIAWLSFSDFYGRPAYQRTAEVSIYLDERARGKGLGKQLLAASLAAAPALGVDTVLGFIFGHNEASLRLFRSFGFDTWGSLPRVAVLDGVERDLVILGKRLGPAAA, via the coding sequence ATGAGCCTTTCCTACCGCGATGCCACACTCGACGATCTGCCCGCGATCGTCGCCATCTACAACTCGACCGTGCCGTCGCGGCAAGTCACCGCCGATCTGGAGCCGGTGAGCGTCGAAAGCCGCCTGGCGTGGTTTCATGCGCACGGGCCGGACAAGCGTCCGCTGTGGGTGGTGGAAGATCCGCAGCAGTCCGGCCGCGTCATCGCGTGGTTGAGCTTCTCGGATTTCTATGGCCGCCCGGCCTACCAGCGCACCGCCGAAGTCAGCATCTATCTCGACGAGCGCGCGCGCGGCAAGGGGCTCGGCAAGCAGTTGCTGGCGGCTTCGCTCGCGGCGGCGCCGGCGCTCGGCGTCGATACCGTGCTGGGTTTTATCTTCGGCCACAATGAAGCGAGCCTGCGCCTGTTCCGCAGCTTCGGTTTCGACACGTGGGGCTCGCTGCCGCGCGTCGCGGTGCTGGACGGCGTGGAGCGCGATCTGGTGATTCTCGGCAAGCGGCTCGGGCCGGCCGCCGCCTGA